The Fervidibacillus albus genome contains a region encoding:
- the secA gene encoding preprotein translocase subunit SecA — protein sequence MASILNKIFDFNKRELKRLEKIADKIEALAPDMEKLSDEALRGKTDEFKERLEKGETLDDLLVEAFAVVREASRRVLGLYPFRVQLMGGIVLHDGNIAEMKTGEGKTLTSTMPVYLNALEGKGVHVITVNDYLAKRDATEMGQIYEFLGLTVGLNLHEMSKEEKQAAYQADITYGTNNEFGFDYLRDNMVLYKEQMVQRPLNYAIIDEVDSILIDEARTPLIISGSAKKSTQLYMQANAFVKTLRKEDDYTVDEKTKSVQLTEDGITKAEKAFGIDNLFDISHVTLNHHINQALRANVIMQRDVDYVVQEGEIVIVDQFTGRLMKGRRYSDGLHQAIEAKEGVEIQNESMTMATITFQNYFRMYKKLAGMTGTAKTEEEEFRNIYNMNVYVIPTNKPIVRDDRPDLIYKTMEGKFRAVVNDIEERHRKGQPVLVGTVAIETSELVSQLLKRKGIPHNVLNAKNHAREAEIIAQAGQKGAVTIATNMAGRGTDIKLGEGIKELGGLAVIGTERHESRRIDNQLRGRSGRQGDPGVTQFYLSMEDELMRRFGSDNMKSMMERLGMDDSQPIQSKMVSRAVESAQKRVEGNNFDARKQLLQYDDVIRQQREIIYKQRFEVIDSDNLREIVEKMIKTVIERHVSSFAPMEENPENWNLEGLVQFLEGNLLHPGDVTVADLSGKEPEQMIEHILAKVTDRYNEKEELLGPEKMREFEKVILLRTVDTKWIDHIDAMDQLRQGIHLRAYGQTDPLREYQTEGFAMFENMIESIEEDVAKYIMKAEIVNNLKREEVAKGQAVIPNSDGDKPKRKPIRRKVKVGRNDPCPCGSGKKYKNCHGRFES from the coding sequence ATGGCAAGTATTTTAAATAAAATTTTTGATTTCAACAAACGGGAACTGAAGCGTTTGGAAAAAATCGCCGACAAAATTGAAGCTCTTGCCCCGGACATGGAGAAATTATCTGATGAAGCATTGCGGGGAAAAACGGATGAATTCAAAGAACGACTGGAAAAAGGGGAAACATTGGATGACCTATTAGTCGAAGCTTTTGCCGTTGTTCGGGAAGCAAGCCGTCGGGTGCTCGGTCTATATCCGTTTCGGGTGCAATTAATGGGGGGCATTGTCCTTCATGACGGGAATATTGCGGAAATGAAAACGGGGGAAGGGAAAACGTTAACGTCCACGATGCCCGTCTATTTAAATGCTTTGGAAGGAAAAGGTGTCCACGTCATTACCGTCAACGATTATTTGGCGAAACGGGACGCGACGGAAATGGGCCAAATTTACGAATTTCTCGGTCTTACAGTCGGTCTCAACTTACATGAAATGTCCAAAGAAGAAAAACAAGCCGCCTACCAAGCGGATATTACGTACGGAACGAATAATGAGTTCGGGTTCGACTATTTGCGGGACAACATGGTGTTATATAAAGAACAAATGGTGCAACGGCCGCTTAATTACGCAATTATTGACGAAGTAGACTCGATTTTAATCGATGAAGCGAGAACGCCGCTAATCATTTCCGGATCGGCGAAAAAATCGACCCAATTGTATATGCAGGCGAACGCCTTTGTCAAAACGTTGCGAAAAGAAGACGATTATACCGTAGATGAAAAAACAAAATCGGTTCAATTGACCGAAGACGGGATTACGAAGGCGGAAAAAGCGTTCGGTATCGATAATTTATTCGATATTAGCCACGTTACATTGAACCACCATATTAATCAAGCTTTACGGGCAAATGTCATTATGCAACGGGACGTGGATTACGTCGTACAAGAAGGAGAAATCGTCATCGTTGACCAATTCACCGGACGTTTAATGAAAGGACGCCGGTATAGCGACGGATTGCACCAAGCGATCGAAGCGAAGGAAGGCGTAGAAATTCAAAATGAAAGTATGACGATGGCAACGATCACCTTCCAAAACTATTTCCGTATGTATAAAAAATTAGCCGGGATGACCGGTACAGCGAAAACGGAAGAAGAAGAGTTCCGAAACATTTACAATATGAACGTTTATGTCATTCCAACGAATAAACCGATTGTACGGGATGACCGCCCTGACTTAATTTATAAGACGATGGAAGGAAAGTTTCGCGCCGTTGTAAACGATATTGAAGAACGCCACCGGAAAGGACAACCCGTTCTCGTCGGTACCGTGGCGATTGAAACTTCGGAACTCGTCTCCCAATTGTTAAAAAGAAAAGGGATTCCCCATAACGTATTGAATGCGAAAAACCATGCTCGGGAAGCGGAAATTATCGCCCAAGCCGGACAAAAGGGTGCGGTGACGATTGCGACGAACATGGCTGGACGGGGAACGGATATTAAATTAGGTGAAGGGATAAAAGAGTTAGGCGGATTGGCCGTCATCGGTACGGAGCGCCATGAAAGCCGTCGGATCGATAACCAATTACGGGGACGTTCCGGACGGCAAGGAGATCCTGGTGTTACGCAATTTTATTTGTCGATGGAAGATGAATTGATGCGTCGATTCGGTTCCGACAATATGAAGTCGATGATGGAACGGCTCGGTATGGATGATTCTCAACCGATTCAGAGTAAAATGGTTTCCCGCGCCGTCGAATCCGCCCAAAAACGGGTGGAAGGAAATAACTTCGATGCCCGGAAACAGTTGTTGCAATACGATGATGTCATTCGCCAACAACGGGAAATTATTTATAAACAACGGTTTGAAGTGATCGATTCTGACAACCTCCGGGAAATCGTCGAAAAAATGATTAAAACGGTGATCGAACGGCATGTCTCTTCCTTTGCGCCGATGGAAGAAAATCCGGAAAATTGGAATTTAGAAGGACTCGTTCAATTTTTGGAAGGGAACTTATTACACCCTGGAGATGTGACTGTCGCCGATTTGTCCGGCAAAGAACCGGAACAAATGATCGAGCACATTTTAGCAAAAGTGACCGACCGTTATAATGAAAAAGAAGAATTGCTCGGACCGGAAAAAATGCGTGAATTTGAAAAAGTCATTTTGCTTCGGACGGTAGATACGAAATGGATCGATCATATCGACGCGATGGATCAACTCCGACAAGGTATCCATCTTCGCGCATATGGACAAACCGATCCTCTCCGTGAATATCAAACGGAAGGATTCGCCATGTTTGAAAATATGATCGAATCGATTGAAGAAGATGTGGCGAAATATATTATGAAAGCCGAAATTGTGAACAACTTGAAACGGGAAGAAGTCGCCAAAGGCCAAGCAGTTATTCCAAATTCCGATGGGGACAAGCCGAAACGAAAACCGATTCGAAGGAAAGTGAAGGTCGGTCGAAATGATCCGTGTCCGTGCGGAAGTGGGAAAAAATATAAAAATTGCCACGGACGATTCGAATCGTAA
- the prfB gene encoding peptide chain release factor 2 (programmed frameshift) produces MELSEIRNELEKTAKRLADFRGSLDLENKETRIMELDEIMADPNFWNDQEKAQSVINEANGLKEQVNEFKELNEIYENLEITFELLKEEEDPDLKAELESELGVLGKRLNDFELHLLLSGPYDKNNAILELHPGAGGTESQDWGSMLLRMYTRWAEKKGFKVETLDYLPGDEAGIKSVTLLIKGHNAYGYLKAEKGVHRLVRISPFDASGRRHTSFVSCDVMPEFTGDVQVDIRSEDLKIDTYRSSGAGGQHVNTTDSAVRITHIPTGIVVTCQSERSQIQNREKAMNMLKGKLYQRKLEEQERELAEIRGEQKEIGWGSQIRSYVFHPYSMVKDHRTNVEVGNVQAVMDGDIDRFIDAYLRSTIQ; encoded by the exons ATGGAATTATCGGAAATTCGTAATGAGTTGGAAAAAACAGCTAAGCGATTAGCGGACTTTAGGGGGTCTCTT GACTTAGAAAATAAAGAAACCCGGATTATGGAATTGGATGAAATCATGGCCGATCCGAATTTTTGGAACGACCAAGAAAAAGCCCAATCCGTTATTAACGAAGCAAACGGATTGAAAGAGCAAGTGAATGAATTTAAAGAGCTAAATGAAATATACGAGAACCTAGAAATTACTTTCGAACTTTTAAAGGAAGAAGAGGATCCCGATTTAAAGGCGGAATTGGAATCGGAGTTAGGTGTGTTAGGAAAAAGACTGAACGATTTCGAACTGCATCTTCTTCTAAGTGGACCTTATGATAAAAATAACGCCATTTTGGAACTACATCCCGGTGCGGGTGGAACGGAATCCCAAGACTGGGGCTCCATGTTGCTACGCATGTATACGCGTTGGGCAGAGAAAAAGGGGTTCAAAGTGGAAACGTTAGACTACTTGCCGGGTGACGAAGCCGGGATTAAAAGTGTCACCTTATTAATTAAAGGACATAATGCATACGGTTATTTGAAAGCGGAAAAAGGGGTGCATCGTCTCGTACGGATTTCACCTTTCGATGCTTCCGGGCGCAGACATACTTCCTTCGTATCCTGTGATGTTATGCCGGAGTTTACTGGAGACGTACAAGTTGATATTCGAAGTGAAGATTTAAAAATCGATACGTATCGTTCCAGTGGTGCAGGGGGTCAGCACGTCAATACGACCGATTCAGCCGTTCGGATTACCCATATTCCGACTGGGATTGTCGTTACTTGCCAATCGGAACGTTCGCAAATTCAAAACCGTGAAAAAGCGATGAATATGTTGAAAGGGAAATTGTATCAACGAAAATTGGAAGAACAAGAACGGGAATTGGCAGAGATTCGCGGAGAGCAAAAGGAAATCGGTTGGGGAAGCCAAATCCGTTCATACGTGTTCCATCCGTATTCGATGGTGAAGGATCATCGAACGAATGTGGAAGTTGGAAACGTACAAGCGGTGATGGACGGCGATATCGATCGATTCATCGATGCGTATTTACGCTCGACAATCCAATAA
- a CDS encoding c-type cytochrome, translating to MKKTYLLLIGFLVVGLLSACGGDEDSADHVATSDLSGEELYMQYCSSCHGGDLKAGYAPDLDNVGSNFTVEEIEDIIVNGYKSMPQGLLKGDDAKKVAEWLAEQK from the coding sequence GTGAAAAAAACATACTTATTATTGATCGGTTTTTTGGTAGTCGGCCTGTTGTCTGCGTGCGGAGGAGATGAAGATTCCGCCGATCACGTTGCAACGTCCGATTTGTCTGGGGAAGAGTTGTACATGCAATATTGTTCCAGTTGCCATGGAGGTGACTTGAAGGCAGGATACGCGCCGGATTTGGACAATGTCGGATCGAATTTTACTGTAGAAGAAATTGAAGATATTATCGTCAACGGATATAAATCAATGCCTCAAGGACTATTAAAAGGTGATGATGCAAAAAAAGTTGCCGAATGGCTAGCCGAACAAAAATAA
- the ftsE gene encoding cell division ATP-binding protein FtsE produces the protein MITMKEVYKRYPNGVVAANGIDIQIDQGEFVYVVGASGAGKSTFIKMMYREEKPTSGQIIVNGIDITKLKNSKVPLFRRNIGVVFQDFKLLPKLTVYENIAFALEVIEQSPRMTKKRVLEVLDLVNLKHKARMFPTELSGGEQQRVSIARSIVNSPRVVIADEPTGNLDPETSWEIMRIFEEINARGTTIVMATHNKEIVNTKKHRVIAIENGLIVRDEQRGDYGYEN, from the coding sequence ATGATCACAATGAAGGAAGTTTATAAAAGATATCCGAATGGTGTTGTCGCCGCAAATGGAATTGATATACAAATCGACCAAGGGGAATTTGTTTACGTTGTCGGAGCAAGTGGTGCTGGAAAATCGACATTTATCAAAATGATGTATCGAGAAGAAAAACCGACAAGCGGGCAAATTATCGTCAATGGAATCGACATTACGAAACTGAAAAATAGCAAAGTTCCCCTTTTCCGAAGAAATATCGGTGTCGTTTTCCAAGATTTCAAACTGCTACCAAAACTAACAGTTTATGAAAATATCGCCTTTGCCCTTGAAGTTATTGAACAGTCTCCCCGTATGACGAAAAAGCGGGTTCTCGAAGTGTTGGACCTCGTTAATTTGAAACATAAAGCCCGCATGTTCCCAACCGAGCTATCCGGTGGCGAACAACAACGGGTTTCGATTGCCCGTTCCATCGTCAACTCTCCACGTGTCGTTATTGCTGATGAACCGACCGGAAATTTAGATCCGGAAACGTCTTGGGAAATTATGCGTATTTTTGAAGAAATTAATGCACGGGGCACGACCATCGTTATGGCCACCCATAATAAGGAAATCGTCAACACGAAAAAACATCGTGTAATTGCAATTGAAAACGGACTGATTGTCAGGGATGAACAGCGGGGGGATTACGGATATGAAAATTAG
- the ftsX gene encoding permease-like cell division protein FtsX: MKIRTLGRHIKESGKSIARNGWMTFASISAVTVTLLLVGVFYVILMNLNEVATSIEKDVSIKVLVDTTADETEREELLNNIKTILKIDSIVYSSKDEELDELITSFGEEGELFKELYEERNPLNDAFIIKTKDPLDTMEVAQQIETFDYVYKVNYGKGEVEKLFDVIDTSRNVGLALIIGLLFTAIFLISNTIKITINSRRREIEIMRLVGATNGFIRWPFFLEGLWLGILGSVIPITLIVLLYKEIYSYIQPKLEGNFIQILEFTPFIYEVSGLILGLGCAIGALGSLLSVRKFLKV; this comes from the coding sequence ATGAAAATTAGGACACTCGGTCGACATATCAAAGAAAGTGGAAAAAGCATCGCAAGGAATGGCTGGATGACCTTTGCCTCAATTAGTGCGGTAACGGTCACCCTTTTACTCGTTGGTGTTTTTTATGTAATCTTGATGAATTTAAACGAAGTAGCAACATCTATAGAAAAGGATGTATCCATTAAAGTTTTAGTTGATACAACAGCAGATGAAACCGAACGAGAAGAACTTTTAAACAATATAAAAACAATTCTCAAAATCGATTCGATTGTTTATTCCTCGAAAGACGAAGAATTGGATGAATTGATTACGAGTTTTGGCGAGGAAGGAGAACTGTTTAAAGAATTATATGAAGAACGAAATCCACTAAACGATGCCTTTATTATTAAAACGAAGGATCCATTGGACACGATGGAAGTGGCACAACAAATCGAAACATTCGATTACGTTTATAAGGTGAACTACGGAAAAGGGGAAGTGGAAAAATTATTCGATGTAATCGATACGAGTCGAAATGTCGGATTGGCACTCATTATCGGATTATTATTTACCGCTATTTTCCTCATTTCCAATACGATTAAAATTACGATCAATTCGCGCAGAAGAGAAATTGAAATCATGCGTTTAGTCGGAGCAACAAACGGATTTATTCGCTGGCCATTCTTCTTGGAAGGTTTATGGCTCGGCATCCTCGGATCGGTCATCCCGATTACGCTAATCGTTTTATTGTATAAAGAAATTTACTCCTACATCCAACCGAAACTGGAAGGTAATTTTATTCAAATATTAGAATTCACACCATTTATTTATGAGGTAAGCGGACTAATACTCGGACTCGGTTGCGCAATCGGAGCCCTTGGTAGTTTGCTTTCCGTCCGCAAGTTTCTAAAAGTTTAA
- a CDS encoding murein hydrolase activator EnvC family protein, with translation MWGLIFTVLLVFGTTLSGATVSADKLEELEIQQQEINEKSSEIESEMTEKEKELEEIQNKQEALKQEIQQLDTDIQSLTESIDSNNTEIEKKNEEIAQLQEEIQELQERIEERDELLMERARAIQATGGTISYLEVLLGAESFTDFISRVTAVTKIIEADKEILEEHKKDQDSLEEKKELVEEDREKLEQLKEQLQSQKNELESKRTEKDQVMAQLEEEEVAIEEYYMDLQEQQELLAAQEAAVEKAMELEKQRIEEELRRQEEAANNGTTIPVASGTFIRPAAGPVTSEFGPRWGTTHYGIDIGGTTSGVAGDPIYAVAAGVVSKSYYSTSYGNVVFITHYIDGQVYTTVYAHLLSRGVSEGQIVNQGDVIGKMGTTGYSTGVHLHFEFHVGEWNYAKSNAVNPRNYINF, from the coding sequence ATGTGGGGATTGATCTTCACTGTCCTGCTCGTGTTTGGGACAACTTTAAGCGGTGCAACAGTTTCGGCGGACAAATTAGAAGAGTTGGAAATTCAACAACAAGAAATTAATGAAAAATCGTCTGAAATTGAATCGGAAATGACCGAAAAGGAAAAGGAACTGGAAGAAATTCAAAACAAGCAGGAAGCCCTTAAACAAGAGATACAACAGTTGGATACGGACATCCAATCCTTAACGGAAAGTATTGACAGCAATAATACTGAAATCGAAAAGAAAAACGAAGAAATCGCCCAATTACAAGAGGAAATTCAAGAATTACAGGAGCGGATTGAAGAGCGGGACGAGTTGTTGATGGAACGGGCCCGAGCCATTCAAGCGACGGGTGGAACGATCAGCTATTTGGAAGTGTTGCTTGGGGCGGAAAGTTTCACCGATTTTATTTCTCGCGTAACTGCTGTCACAAAAATTATTGAAGCGGACAAAGAAATTTTAGAAGAACATAAAAAGGATCAAGATAGTTTAGAAGAAAAGAAGGAACTTGTAGAAGAAGATAGGGAAAAATTGGAACAGTTGAAGGAACAATTGCAATCGCAAAAAAATGAGTTGGAAAGTAAACGGACGGAAAAGGATCAAGTGATGGCGCAGTTAGAGGAAGAAGAAGTGGCCATTGAAGAATATTACATGGATTTACAAGAACAACAAGAATTGTTAGCTGCTCAAGAAGCTGCCGTTGAAAAGGCGATGGAATTGGAAAAACAGCGAATTGAGGAAGAATTGCGTCGGCAGGAAGAAGCGGCAAATAACGGGACGACGATTCCAGTGGCTAGCGGTACGTTTATACGACCGGCGGCGGGTCCTGTCACATCCGAATTTGGTCCAAGGTGGGGAACAACCCATTACGGTATTGATATCGGAGGTACGACGAGTGGCGTTGCTGGTGATCCAATTTATGCAGTGGCAGCAGGTGTCGTCAGCAAATCGTATTATTCTACTAGTTACGGAAACGTCGTTTTCATCACTCACTATATCGATGGACAAGTATACACGACCGTTTATGCCCACTTATTGTCAAGAGGTGTAAGCGAAGGACAAATTGTCAATCAAGGCGATGTCATCGGTAAAATGGGAACGACCGGTTACTCGACAGGTGTCCATCTCCACTTTGAATTCCATGTCGGTGAATGGAATTACGCCAAATCGAATGCGGTCAATCCAAGGAACTATATTAATTTTTAA
- a CDS encoding ABC transporter permease subunit — protein MSKFFRLIKNELFKIFIRKSTWVMYLSLAALLLFGAFLTRTFDELNSTYTDNWREELQEENKQLEEEIAEVGDDDFIISYNGEQIAKNNYYLENDIRPLNYGAWQFTLDNVGLVSVISLFTIIIGAGIISNEYNWGTLKLLLIRPVSRTTVLFSKFTSVFVFGLITMIFLMIFSLLTGTIFFGFEGINPKIVISTAEGFNAVPIISELLSSYGYSIVNLIMMTTLAFMISTIFRNSSLAIGVGIFLLMGGNIIVSILSRYDWVKYILFANIDLQQYKTGNVLVEGMTLGFSITILIVHFLAFLVVSWLVFTKRDVVATGE, from the coding sequence TTGAGTAAGTTTTTTCGACTAATTAAAAATGAATTATTTAAAATTTTTATACGTAAGTCGACGTGGGTAATGTACCTCTCCTTAGCCGCGTTACTACTTTTCGGTGCATTTTTAACGCGAACCTTTGATGAATTGAACTCTACGTATACCGATAATTGGCGGGAAGAATTGCAAGAAGAGAACAAGCAATTAGAAGAAGAAATTGCGGAAGTTGGAGACGACGATTTTATCATTTCCTATAATGGTGAACAGATTGCCAAAAACAATTACTACTTGGAAAATGACATTCGTCCATTAAACTATGGTGCATGGCAGTTTACCCTTGATAATGTGGGACTTGTTTCCGTTATTAGTCTATTTACGATTATTATCGGAGCTGGAATTATTTCCAATGAATATAATTGGGGGACATTAAAATTGCTTTTAATTCGCCCCGTCTCACGCACGACCGTACTGTTCAGTAAGTTTACGTCAGTGTTCGTTTTTGGACTGATTACGATGATCTTTTTAATGATTTTTTCGTTGCTTACGGGAACGATTTTCTTCGGCTTTGAAGGCATCAATCCGAAAATCGTCATTTCTACGGCAGAAGGATTCAATGCTGTTCCAATAATATCTGAATTATTGTCATCTTACGGATATAGCATCGTCAACCTTATTATGATGACGACCCTGGCCTTTATGATTTCGACGATTTTCCGAAACAGTTCATTAGCGATTGGTGTCGGTATTTTCCTACTGATGGGAGGAAATATTATTGTCAGTATTTTATCGAGATACGATTGGGTAAAATATATCCTCTTTGCGAACATTGACTTGCAACAATATAAGACAGGAAATGTTTTAGTCGAAGGGATGACACTTGGATTTTCGATTACTATATTAATTGTACACTTTCTTGCTTTTCTCGTCGTTTCCTGGCTTGTGTTTACAAAGCGGGATGTCGTCGCTACCGGGGAATAA
- a CDS encoding ABC transporter ATP-binding protein — MKDVALQLIDVKKTIKKKEIIKGISLQVKQGEVYGLIGPNGAGKTTTIRMIVGLMNMSGGDIKILGESIRHNFTGSIRNVGAIVENPKFYPFMSGMQNLKHFANMYDHLPKDRIKEVVSLLGLEKVIHQKVKTYSLGMRQRLGIAQAILHKPKVLILDEPTNGLDPAGIREIREYIRKLADVEQVAVIISSHLLAEIELICDQIGIIQHGELITERVVGEVDVDENENTKVIFDIQEIDVAKGVLTEMEIPFMEEKNRLVVEMKRDHIPTVVKSFVEKDISIFGVTAVQASLEDQFLELTGGNVIE, encoded by the coding sequence TTGAAAGATGTTGCACTGCAATTGATCGATGTGAAAAAGACGATCAAGAAAAAAGAAATCATCAAAGGAATTAGCTTACAAGTGAAGCAAGGGGAGGTTTACGGCTTAATCGGTCCGAACGGGGCTGGGAAAACGACAACGATTCGAATGATCGTCGGGTTGATGAATATGTCCGGTGGGGATATTAAAATATTAGGAGAGAGCATTCGCCATAACTTTACAGGATCGATTCGAAACGTTGGTGCCATTGTCGAAAATCCAAAATTTTATCCGTTTATGTCGGGCATGCAAAATTTAAAACATTTTGCCAATATGTATGATCATTTACCGAAAGATCGCATCAAAGAGGTCGTTTCTTTACTCGGCTTGGAAAAAGTTATCCATCAAAAAGTGAAAACATATTCATTAGGAATGCGCCAACGTCTCGGCATTGCTCAAGCGATTTTACATAAACCGAAAGTATTAATCCTTGACGAACCGACAAATGGTCTCGACCCGGCAGGTATTCGGGAAATTCGTGAATATATTCGCAAATTAGCCGACGTGGAGCAAGTCGCCGTCATCATTTCCAGTCACTTACTTGCTGAAATCGAACTGATTTGTGATCAGATCGGTATTATTCAACATGGAGAATTAATTACCGAACGAGTGGTTGGAGAAGTTGATGTCGATGAAAACGAAAATACGAAAGTCATCTTTGATATTCAAGAAATCGACGTAGCCAAGGGCGTTCTCACGGAGATGGAAATCCCATTTATGGAAGAGAAAAACCGTCTCGTTGTTGAGATGAAACGAGACCATATTCCTACAGTTGTGAAATCTTTCGTTGAAAAGGATATTTCTATTTTTGGTGTCACCGCTGTTCAGGCAAGCCTTGAGGATCAATTTTTGGAATTGACGGGAGGGAATGTCATTGAGTAA
- a CDS encoding bifunctional metallophosphatase/5'-nucleotidase — translation MIRLFKSFSYLVVLMLIAFSMPHPLLANPAPSERPNFSMTILHTNDSHGHVERYPLLATAVQRYEKGNRPTLLLHAGDVFTGTLFFTAYKGKADVDFMNQIGYDAMVIGNHEFDIHSEALANFINDAKFPLLTCNIDFSNDDILRELYTEQMEVAKGGRVYPAIIQTVNGEKIGIIGATTERTPDISNPHPSIQFLSAKKRITEMVDRFESMGMNKIILLSHLGLAMDKQIAKQVDGIDCIIGGHSHHSLKKPIYIKKEEPTIIVQSGEYLEHLGVLNVTFNHRGVITKFDGKLLELNENDLTKDEQMAELLERYEKGIEQLANTKVGKTAVYLQGKRKKVRTGETNLGNLIADIFLWKAKDKEPKTQIAFINAGSIRTSISKGIVTVADIRNVLPFESELVLLQIKGMDLIDILEKSVAHYPKVTGAFLQVSGIRFSFNPKGEPGARIGKVEVKQENGDYSPIDGTKTYWVVTTEYLARGKEGYDILKKFPFEQLSVKDYEALSDFLRQKGTVAPKKEGRITKIK, via the coding sequence GTGATTCGATTGTTCAAATCGTTTTCGTATTTAGTCGTACTCATGTTAATCGCGTTCAGTATGCCCCATCCGCTACTTGCCAATCCCGCTCCTTCCGAAAGACCGAACTTTTCCATGACAATTCTGCATACGAATGATAGTCACGGGCACGTTGAACGGTATCCGTTGTTAGCTACGGCGGTTCAACGATATGAAAAGGGAAATCGGCCGACATTACTTCTCCACGCCGGCGATGTGTTTACTGGGACGCTTTTTTTTACCGCGTATAAAGGAAAGGCCGATGTCGATTTTATGAATCAAATCGGCTACGACGCGATGGTAATTGGGAATCACGAATTCGATATTCATTCCGAAGCGTTAGCGAATTTTATTAACGATGCGAAATTCCCCCTCCTTACGTGCAACATCGATTTTTCAAACGACGATATCCTCCGCGAATTGTATACGGAGCAGATGGAAGTAGCCAAGGGGGGACGCGTTTATCCCGCTATCATTCAAACCGTTAATGGGGAAAAAATTGGAATCATCGGAGCTACGACAGAACGTACCCCCGACATTTCCAATCCTCATCCTTCGATTCAATTTCTTAGTGCGAAAAAACGAATAACTGAAATGGTTGACCGTTTCGAATCGATGGGAATGAATAAAATTATTTTGCTATCCCATTTAGGTCTTGCCATGGATAAACAAATCGCCAAACAAGTGGATGGGATCGATTGTATTATCGGTGGCCATTCCCATCATTCATTGAAAAAACCGATCTATATAAAAAAAGAAGAACCGACCATCATTGTGCAAAGCGGGGAGTATTTGGAACATTTAGGAGTTTTGAATGTAACGTTCAATCATCGAGGCGTCATTACAAAATTTGATGGAAAACTGTTGGAATTAAATGAAAACGATTTGACGAAGGATGAACAAATGGCCGAGTTGTTGGAACGCTATGAAAAGGGAATTGAACAACTGGCAAATACGAAAGTCGGAAAAACGGCCGTCTATTTGCAAGGAAAACGGAAAAAGGTACGTACGGGAGAAACGAATCTTGGAAATTTGATCGCTGACATTTTTTTGTGGAAGGCAAAAGATAAGGAACCGAAAACGCAAATCGCTTTCATAAACGCCGGTAGCATCCGTACATCCATTTCCAAAGGGATTGTAACGGTGGCAGACATTCGAAATGTATTACCCTTCGAAAGTGAACTCGTCCTGTTACAGATAAAGGGAATGGATCTAATCGATATTTTGGAAAAGAGTGTAGCTCATTATCCGAAGGTGACGGGTGCTTTTTTACAAGTTTCTGGTATCCGTTTTTCTTTTAATCCGAAAGGGGAGCCAGGTGCGCGCATTGGAAAGGTGGAAGTAAAACAGGAGAATGGAGATTACTCACCAATTGATGGTACAAAAACGTATTGGGTCGTGACAACGGAGTACTTAGCTAGGGGAAAAGAAGGATATGACATTTTAAAAAAATTTCCATTCGAGCAGTTATCCGTGAAAGATTATGAAGCTTTATCCGATTTTCTTCGACAAAAGGGGACCGTTGCGCCGAAAAAGGAAGGAAGAATTACGAAAATAAAGTGA